The sequence below is a genomic window from Nostoc flagelliforme CCNUN1.
CAAGTCCGGCAATATCTGGGGCGGAACCATGAACTGGTTCAAACACACCAGGCCCAGAAGCACCCAAACTAGCTGAGGGTAACATCCCAATACTACCTGTGAGCATGGCAGCAGCATCAGAGAGAATATCACCAAACAAATTGCCTGTGACAATAGTATCGAACTGTTTGGGAGCGCGTACTAACTGCATAGCAGCATTATCTACATATAAATGAGAGAGTTCGATATCTGGATATTCCTGAGAAAGTTGGGTAATGCGATCGCGCCACAACTGAGATACTTCTAATACGTTGGCTTTATCTACCGAACAAAGTTTTCCGCCACGTTTGCGGGCTGCTTCAAACGCCACTCGTCCAATGCGTTCGATTTCCGATTCGCTATAAACCATTGTATTTAAACCACGTTTCTCACCAGTTTCTGTGGCAAAAATCCCCTTGGGTTTACCGAAGTAAATCCCACCAGTGAGTTCACGCACCACCATAATATCCACACCTTCCACAACTTCGCGTTTCAAAGTCGAGGCGTCGATTAGCTGGGGCAAAATTTTCGCTGGGCGCAAATTGGCAAATAATCCTAAACCTGCACGTAATCCTAACAAACCTGCTTCTGGGCGTAAATTCGATGGTAATGAATCCCACTTATAGCCTCCAATGGCTGCAAGTAATACAGCATCACTGTTACGGCAGGTATCTAGAGTGGCAGATGGTAGAGGTTCACCTGTGGCTTCAATTGCTGCACCACCGATGAGAGCTTCTTGGAATTCAAACTCCAGATCAAATTGCTTCCCTACGACTTTCAGCACATCTACCGCCACTGCCATAATTTCAGGGCCAATGCCATCGCCGGGTAGTAGAGTAATGCGGTAGTTCTGGGTCATAGCTGGTTATTACTAGGTAAATGCTTACAGATTAAATATCATACCTAGCAAAATGTACCGATGGAGTTTTTAATTTATGTAGCGATCGCCTAAACTTGACAATCTAGATAATCGCTACAAATGCCACCTTACTTTATAACCTGTTCCAAGCATGGATGAAGGCAATCACTCCATGTCCGCAAGCATTCATCATTACCCCGTTTACCGTACCACCGATCACAGACCCGATAAAAGGCATCATTGTTGCTACGTTGACTAAAGTTTTCTCGCCTGCTTTGGAAATTAGCTTAATTCCTAAAGCTTTGTTTATCTCAGCAAATATTTTACCAGGGATAGACATCAAAGCTTTCTGAATAGCTTGTGATCCGACTTGAAGACATAAAGATTTCTAGTTTTAGTATTCTCAGTAGCACTATTTAATAATTAGTATAATTTCAAACGTTAGTAAAGATAATGGTAAATAATGCCCATGACTAAAAGCAACTTTATATAAAGTCAGTTTCAATTTCCGAAACCAGTCTGACAAAAGCTGTAGAAAAAGGTTAGGTTAACTGTTAATCACAAGCCGCACCCCAGCAGCGATGGTAAAAGAATTAGCAATTTGCACCCGTGGACTAACTAAGCAATTTGATCGGCACGTTGCTGTCAATGATGTTGATTTAGAAATCCAGGCAGGGGAGGTATATGGACTGATTGGCCCCAATGGCGCTGGTAAAACAACTCTCATCCGAATGTTGGCAACTGCTGAAGAACCAACTACGGGTGAGATTTATATTAATGGCGATCGCCTACTCCGTGACAAGAGTAATCCCAAACTTAAGCGTCGTCTTGGCTACTTACCCGATGACTACCCACTGTATGAGGATCTAACAGTCTGGGACTACTTAGATTATTTTGCGCGTCTGTATCGTTTACGAGAACCACGCCGCACTCAACGCCTACATGAAGTTTTAGAACTAATCCAACTGGGTAATAAACGTCACAGTCAGATTTCTACTCTGTCGCGGGGAAT
It includes:
- the leuB gene encoding 3-isopropylmalate dehydrogenase; the protein is MTQNYRITLLPGDGIGPEIMAVAVDVLKVVGKQFDLEFEFQEALIGGAAIEATGEPLPSATLDTCRNSDAVLLAAIGGYKWDSLPSNLRPEAGLLGLRAGLGLFANLRPAKILPQLIDASTLKREVVEGVDIMVVRELTGGIYFGKPKGIFATETGEKRGLNTMVYSESEIERIGRVAFEAARKRGGKLCSVDKANVLEVSQLWRDRITQLSQEYPDIELSHLYVDNAAMQLVRAPKQFDTIVTGNLFGDILSDAAAMLTGSIGMLPSASLGASGPGVFEPVHGSAPDIAGLDKANPLAQVLSAAMMLRYGLDQPKAADHIEQAVLQVLEQGDRTGDIISPGKNLLGCRAMGDALILALEGK